A region from the Equus asinus isolate D_3611 breed Donkey chromosome 3, EquAss-T2T_v2, whole genome shotgun sequence genome encodes:
- the LOC106843161 gene encoding uncharacterized protein, with product MRGARALPGAAAGGRGGPRPCCGRRAPGTTPRRLPRRRGRVAGRGAQPLPLGAARRRHSGGRMWAPACFQRGVPAAPAPPGAGLSLPRSPFRRGDARRAPRFTSDMTATRSPPPPPCTGLACPDSGNPQRPLPRPRELRASKQKRRRSVTPSLPSNSPATSMRKQEETCACKGRGKVRNETQVNMKDQEWPRQPGRRRISWRIYPQYGIHKPHVALVQEQWIKKRLQPMGLGPLDVHMKQSESHHTQHLKRGMKLQYDFPFRSLYI from the exons ATGCGGGGAGCTCGTGCACTGCCCGGGGCTGCCGCCGGGGGTCGCGGAGGCCCCCGGCCCTGCTGCGGGCGCCGGGCACCAGGGACCACTCCACGCCGGCTCCCGCGCCGCCGTGGCCGGGTGGCAGGGCGAGGGGCGCAGCCCCTTCCCCTCGGGGCCGCTCGGCGTCGGCACAGCGGAGGCCGGATGTGGGCACCTGCCTGCTTCCAGAGAGGGGTCCCagccgcgcccgccccgcccggcgCGGGTCTCTCCCTCCCTCGCAGCCCCTTTAGGAGGGGCGACGCCCGCCGTGCGCCACGTTTCACTTCTGATATGACTGCCACCCGCTCTCCACCGCCCCCGCCGTGCACCGGGCTGGCTTGCCCAGACTCTGGCAATCCCCAAAGGCCTCTGCCGCGGCCCAGAGAGCTAAGAGCATCAAAGCAAAAACGCCGCCGCTCAGTCACACCTTCCCTTCCGAGCAACTCCCCTGCAACCTCG atgagaaaacaagaagAGACCTGTGCATGCAAAGGGAGGGGCAAAGTAAGGAATGAAACCCAG GTAAATATGAAGGACCAAGAATGGCCACGGCAACCTGGAAGGAGGAGAATAAGTTGGAGGATTTACCCTCAATATGGAATTCATAAACCACATGTTGCATTGGTCCAAG AGCAATGGATAAAGAAGCGTCTTCAGCCGATGGGACTCGGTCCTTTGGATGTCCACATGAAACAAAGTGAATCACACCATACACAG